In Aedes albopictus strain Foshan chromosome 3, AalbF5, whole genome shotgun sequence, the following are encoded in one genomic region:
- the LOC109428015 gene encoding uncharacterized protein LOC109428015, giving the protein MHIKIIGLLCLFLVQLNRASDVTINSYRLDPETDLEFYNPGTLRVTKKSRNLLLITGSWDLFQNIGENVQFVNIVLRKNLVTGRYQKIMEQKLTFCDFVNKDTLIVPKIREVSNIPEPGTCPLPKGRFTINDYKFELPEALPLPPGDYLIVGRLVKDGQLKMGLEWSITVQK; this is encoded by the coding sequence ATGCACATCAAGATCATTGGCTTACTGTGCCTTTTCCTTGTTCAGCTCAACCGGGCATCCGATGTGACCATCAACAGCTACCGATTGGATCCTGAAACTGATCTCGAGTTCTACAACCCCGGCACGTTGAGAGTCACGAAAAAGTCGCGCAATTTGTTGCTTATCACGGGATCGTGGGACCTGTTCCAGAACATCGGCGAAAACGTTCAGTTTGTTAATATAGTGTTGCGTAAAAATCTTGTAACGGGTCGCTATCAGAAGATTATGGAGCAGAAATTGACATTTTGCGACTTTGTAAATAAGGATACGCTTATTGTGCCGAAGATCAGAGAAGTGTCCAACATTCCGGAGCCAGGAACGTGTCCGCTTCCAAAGGGACGGTTTACTATAAATGACTACAAGTTCGAGCTTCCGGAGGCTTTGCCGCTGCCGCCAGGTGATTATCTAATCGTTGGACGATTGGTGAAGGATGGACAGTTGAAAATGGGCCTAGAATGGTCAATTACAGTGCAAAAATAA